The window AGATATTTTGCTTGATTTCTATCACTTGAGGTGGAACCTTCATGTTTAATCACTTCAAGCACATGAAGTTATATAATGTTTTGAAATGTGATCCCCAACGAGTATCACCTGGTCTTTGAAGTCCGCGCATTTGATTTAGTCCTCGTCCAGTATGAACTTTACCTGATTCAAGTAACTGCTCCAACTTTTCAGCTTGATGATGACGAATCAAATCTCTACGCTTAAAAGATCCTCCAACAACATTCAACACATTAGTAACATGATCAAAGAAGTCTTCAACATCCCCATGTTTTTTAGCAATAACTACAAGTGTTAATTGCAATTGATGAGCAAAACAATGAATGTAATATGCCGATGGACTATCTTTCATAATCAAAGTTTTGAGACCATTTATCTCTCCTCTCATATTACTAGCTCCATCATAACCTTGCCCACATATTTTGGACGGACTTAGTAAGTGATTAGAAAGCAAAGAGTAGATTTCTTTCTTTAACGAGCATGCCGATGTATCACTAACATGGACTAGACCAATAAATCGTTCTACCACCTCACCATTCTTATCAACATACCGCAACACAAGAGCCATTTGTTCTTTGTGTGAGATATCTTTGGACTCATCCACTAATATACCAAAGAAATCTCCATTCAAGTCTCCAATTATAGCTTTCACCGTTTCTTTTGCACAAGCGTGGACAATATCTTTTTGGATCATAGGACAAGTCAAAGTATCATTTTGTGGAGCATTTTCTAATATCACTTTTCCCACATCCGGATGTTTATCCCCGTGCCATCGCAAAAATCctagaaagaatccttgatttGTTGAAGATTCACTTTCATCATGACCTCGAAAAGGCAACCCATGGTGCAAAAGAAGTCTTGCCACATCAATTGAGGCTTCCAAACGCATTCGATAATCATTTTTTTCCTTCTCGGAATGCTTTTCAAGAACAACTTGAATTGATTGATGATGATTTGACAAATCTAGCATCTTCTTGAAACATTTATCATGGACACTATTAACCTCACCAACATGCAAACGGAACCTTTCAAGAGCCCTATTCCAACTCCTAAAACCATTTTTCGTATAAAACTCACCCGCAATTCCATGTACAAATTCATTTTTGAACAAATAACAACATAGGCAATATGTGGCATCTTTCTTCATGCTATACTCCAACCAATTAGAATGTGGACCTTTGTACCAACTTGAAACAAATTGACGACCTCTATTTCCTATTTGAGCTGTAGGAAATTTTTTCAGTAAAGGTTGACAAGGTCCTGTTTGAATATAATGTCTCCTCACTTCATCCCGAATTCGAGGGTTATATTCAGCAATGGGTATCCTTTCTCCTGGATCAGCTTCAAGCGATCCTAAATCGAGCACATCTGTAAGTTGAGAACGATTGGCATCCATACTAGAACTCGGTTGAGAACAATTAAATTTTGTGAGAAATTTATCCATCTTCAAAGAATCAAAGCACTTCCCTACAAAATGAAAGTTCAATTCACCTCACAATTTGAAATAAAGCACCACAAATTTAAGCAGCCAACAAAAAACACACAAAGCAATATGCcaacttctttacaaaaatgTACATACCCACAAGCAAAATTACACTTTTATACATAACTCTACAAAAAGCACAAGCAAGATTACAACTTTTCTATAAAACAGTACACACCCACAAGAAAaattacaacttttatacataaatgTACAAAACTCATAATCAAGATTACAACTTTTATACGTAAATGTACAAAACCCACAAGCAAAATGACAACTTTTATATATAAATGTACAAAACTCACAAGCAAGATTACAATTTTAACACAAAAAAACATTTTAGTAAGAAAAAAAgctcaaaagaaatcaagaaagaaagacgAAAAGATCCTTACAATGGGTCAATGGAGGAAGCAGCCGAATGGGATTTTGGCTTTGGAGCAATGAAGAGGGTTTGTTTAGTTGATGAGAATTGAGAAGAGAGGGTTTGTTTCTTTGATGAGAattgagaagagagagagggttgTGTCTTTTTTTTAATGAGAAGGAAGAGAGGGAAGGTTCTATTTTTAACTTTAAGAAATAAACAAGTCAAAgattaataaattaaattaagtCAACAAAGATTGCTACTTCTCATTGTTGTCTGTTGAGCAGCAACAGcaagggttaaaaaaaaaaatattatgcaGCCGCTGGGGCTCGATCGCGCGACCAGAGGGCAGGAATCAAAGCCTCTGTCCACTGGCACCAGCGGGTTACTTTGTAGTGGGGTGCCActttaaatatttatacatagcttctgtatatacacatatatatacacagggTTTCGGGTGAGGCTTGCGGGTGGCGTGGCACCCCCCCTCCCCCCGACCCTTAATAGATCCGCCCCTGGCTTTAGCTAAAGAATCGACTGATTACAAGATAAACAATGAGACAAATGAGAGCACTTAGACCATTCACATCTAAAGAAATTTTTTTGTAGAAAGTCCAatattttggctaaatttttttcatttgaataaaataaaagagtTCCAACCGAGTTTTGTATAGATTTcacttgaaaaagaaaaatgcacGATTATAGCTAATAATTCATTTTTCCTTATACCAAACGTAGATGACACGTCTTTCATGCAAAAAGTGATCTACAAAAGTCTTTTCTCTTGAAATAtatctcacaaaaaaaaaaaaaagttcaattaTATTGTTTGAATCATTTTTTTTCCATGTCGACAAACCCATATATTGATTAACATAACTACTATAAGCATGTGTAAGATAACTCTATCACTTGAATTTAGGCAATTGAGAAAAATTCATTTAATTTAGGATTTAGACCTTGGTTCTGAAAGTAATGTTACTCTAGCTCTTCTACTGTTAGATGGCTCCTTTAAGGATAATGTAAATAATGTTTGTGTTTGGGATACACGTGAGGGTATGCAAAATTTGCTTTAATCGATAAATCCGATCAGAAAAAAAATACTATTCGCTATTTTGTTagtattcgtttttttttttttttggttaaacggACATTTTATTAATACTAAACAGTTACAGCAGACATAGTAGGTACATAATTGCTATCACAAATAGCTAGAGTGTTATGGTTTCCCAATTTAGCTAAACTATTACACACATTTAAAGATACTAATTTAGTAGAGGCTACTTCTGCTTTATCCGCTACCAGGATGGCATTGACACTTGATGAAGGTGTGAACAAAAGTTGTAGTTGATTAGGTGTTCCAAACTTGCTGCCCAACTTCGACAAAAGGTCTGCTAACTTGTTCCCTCGCCTGAAATTATGTCGTACTACTGGACTCCCCAATCTCCTCAATAGCAACCTGCATATGATAAATAGGTTGTGGTTTTTCCAAGAACTGCGTTACCTCGACAGAGTCAGTCTCCACTTCAAGTGAAAAGAGATTTTTATCGAGTGCTAGTTGAAGGCCATGTAGCTGGGCTTGTTATTCAACCATAATGGGGTTAAGACTATGCATAAGTGTATAGTAACCCAGAATCCAATTGCCATTCGAGTCTCTCAAGATTCCACCAATACCTCCTTTATTTGTATGTTTTGAAAAAACATCATCAATGTTAAGTTTTGTATAGCCAGTAGAAAGGGGATGCCAAGTGATGTGGATCTCTTTTTTGATGGGATGCTTGTATTCAGTGGCTCTCATAATAACAATAATTGTGTTGCTAGGAGAAGAGTCCTGGTTAAAAGCATTATGGTTTCGATTAAGCCAAATATACCAAAGCGCAAAAGGATAAAATTTTGTCCAGGTCAAGTAACCAATAGAGATCGGGGCTTGCAACTCATGAAGATTTTGTAACCAATGAGTTGGAGTATTAAGAATATTATTCATGTTAAGACCTAAATCTAACCAGaattttgtcacaccccgactttactagggtgtgatgggcacccgaccccatatctggagccgagcgaacccgctgactcttgttacatatagaaactcttgaatcaattaagagagaaatacatagtaagctctcccgcatattttttttttcataagtaaaatctgacatcatataagactcgtgacatgagcataataacatatcggctgctggagccgcttacagactgacaacccaatacatacgactctgtctgcaaagtctctaacatcaaacaaacatcatagctcagatactctgactcggcagcactccagaacaagtggagcctgccaactccgctggaacatcttctatgatagctgtggctcatctggtgtacctgcgcggcatgaacgcagcccccgaagaagaggggtcagtacgagtaatgtactgagtatgtaaggcatgaatagtaacataataaaggaatatacagtatgaataataacggaatagacatatggagattatcctgggacagatgtaacctgtacatatgaatgcctttctgcggatgccatgcatgcttagtttcttattcagaaaaacggtgcttcttctttacatatacagaaaacagaacatttcagaaaacggtgttctttatttacattcacagacgctgagtacatcggctctcccacccccctccccaacagtgtcccaacatattatatatatatatatatatcacatatacaaacgccgtatccggctctcccatatcccgcgtccggacaTCCCGAGTCCGGGACGAAAtctagctgaatcaggtggtgatataacagtggcccttcccctttccccatatacatatacatatacatattcacattcatatacatgtgtcatacaattggcatgcatgagagcccaaagaaagtcatgtgtccatcggagtgacataaggtcggtgacctccgattacattatggaataatcatgggcgctttgtctcaccttgaaggaacgagtattttaaggtgagactaccaacggaaaatagccttaagagagagcatagaatgaaatcatgggcattataaccgccaactcatatgctttgaagtgttttagaaactagtgtcatagctaaggaatagaattgaggttcaagaactagtataacactttcacattctcattaaattcttagctcaagactcttagtcatggaatcattcttatcgtacttatcataggcatattccctttcttaacatcatcattatcattgtcatcatagaaatatcctcgttagcatagttacagtacttgtcattcgatgaacggaataaggatcaaaagttttctttggattctgcttcagtatagatcaaacggaacaataaggaaaatccggggacaatgggcccacctcgggtcaaatgaggcggcgtaccaaatttatgtacattacacttcatgacgtcacttgttagggttttagggtagtcagatctcattggtgcaatttctagttGTTTAGGCAGTTTCCCGACATTTGATAACATTTTGAACTCAAtcttattgaatgaaaaagggccaaattcaatttcggatttctagggataggatcgtccccgaggcccgtatccagtcctattacatctaagacatgccaaagaaggaagggtaaagccttacataccttttctacttcttatgcgactccaaattcacgttccaaatccgccaaaatctacaaattggtcatgtttaccaaaacttaattagatcatttagaagtggaatcttaaggcaacatatgtctaccgaaatttcggcagcacttcccctataactacaccatctccaaaacttcaacttagccaattttaaccaacaacaattcgggaattcaacccggccaaaccaacaacaatactagcaaccATTCTAGCAATtctccaacattcaattcaattcaattcaaatcaattcatatgatattcaaaacgatccaatcaacatactacattATCCGAAACCTTCAAATTCAACACCAACCATACATTTCATTATTATTCATATACGTTAAATTCAGCAACACCCTTCAttctacatcacataatccataatgacaacaactaaaatgtcaaataacATCAATTTACCATAACATACCAAAACACCTaccattcggccacaaccactTCTTTACATATTCCAACACAACACaagactaagtaaaattaattcattctttcttTCCATGCAACACAACACCCACACGACCAACTTAGACAatacaacacacaacacaacacacgacCAACCTTAACATGCACACTTCCAtaaattttcattcatttcttgacataacaacaaccaacatgatacatacataatcaaccaccacatacaccacacggcttcTACCATATGCATGTATTCCatgtttttcatccattttctatactacaacatatacaaaccatccacaacatacaaaagaagatgaaaccttaccttttccttcaacttcccactttgTTTAGGGTTGGTACATGACACCAAGGAGTGTTCTTCTTGCTTCAACACTTACttcatgttgtagaggaccttccattaggtaggaaaagtggaagaaaataatttttcttggccaATTCCATGGACCCAAATTTTTGGGGAGTTGGCCGAATTCTCccccttctcttctcctttttttttttttttttttttttttttttttttttttttgttttgcttgttctttctttctcttccacTCTCTTTGATTAAAAGATgaccacatatatatatagctctacaagcatgtgaggggcacatgcccctccttccttcttcttttctctagatctttctttctttttcttgaaatttccttaaaaataaaagatgactcctAGTCTTGCCATGTGCACTTTGGCCCTtatatttccatcacatggccaatatgccctttttggaaccttcatgaaccTTGTGtaaaattcccgtttcgcccctcgactttctttaatattaccattttgcccctagccttccacattatttccatggcccctttttgtgaatttctctttttacccttagtctcttctcgacatttccatactaataatgttcataaatgatattcataaccaacttgtacattaaaataaatttGGAGAATGGTCATCCCCTTAactcaggggcggagctacagccACCTAAGGGTGTTCAGGT is drawn from Lycium barbarum isolate Lr01 chromosome 8, ASM1917538v2, whole genome shotgun sequence and contains these coding sequences:
- the LOC132607986 gene encoding uncharacterized protein LOC132607986 is translated as MDANRSQLTDVLDLGSLEADPGERIPIAEYNPRIRDEVRRHYIQTGPCQPLLKKFPTAQIGNRGRQFVSSWYKGPHSNWLEYSMKKDATYCLCCYLFKNEFVHGIAGEFYTKNGFRSWNRALERFRLHVGEVNSVHDKCFKKMLDLSNHHQSIQVVLEKHSEKEKNDYRMRLEASIDVARLLLHHGLPFRGHDESESSTNQGFFLGFLRWHGDKHPDVGKVILENAPQNDTLTCPMIQKDIVHACAKETVKAIIGDLNGDFFGILVDESKDISHKEQMALVLRYVDKNGEVVERFIGLVHVSDTSACSLKKEIYSLLSNHLLSPSKICGQGYDGASNMRGEINGLKTLIMKDSPSAYYIHCFAHQLQLTLVVIAKKHGDVEDFFDHVTNVLNVVGGSFKRRDLIRHHQAEKLEQLLESGKVHTGRGLNQMRGLQRPGSTSSDRNQAKYLLTEIKTFKFVFMLHLMLKVLAMSNDLSKILQKKDQDIINAVEFLNIAKERLQDMRETGWRPLLDDVSSFCDAQDILIPKLDESYFPGKSKRKSSVFVIHTTCVLKSFVL